ATTATATATCCTAACTTTCAAGATACTTTTATTCTTTGAGACTACTGAATGACGATAGAAAATTCATTACAGCTATTTGGTCATCAATTGAAAAAACTATTTGTGATATTATTAATATCTAATAGTATTAGCAAACCAAATTCTATTTACAATGCAACTTGGGCATTATTAGCTGACGGGACTATATAAgaggaaaaaaatattaaaaaaccAAAGTATTTTATTATGTGGTAAATTATTATCACATGTAGGACTTTATTTGTCAAAATCAGTATTCACCTATGGACAACTTTTTAGGTTATTTTGTCAAGAGTTAAGAGTCACAATGGTTTGAACATTCTAATTCTAGGCTAAGATAGCAATCCAAAGTCATTAACAACAAATATCATGTtcaaagaagtttttaataatatttaggtaagaaaaatagtattttcattttaataacATGTTATGATTTACACTTTTGGACAAATATTTGTCGTGAATTTAACTAATTTATCTATAACTATACTTTCATATTTGAAATGAAATGTGTAACATAGAGCACAACATCATATGGCAATTTTTTATCTAATGATGTTTGTAAAATATTATATTGTTGATAAActtttgttagtttttttatataaagtttAGTGTACAATTGATATGCTACCAATACAGTTATATATATTCTTATCTTTTCAGGTTTCTTTTTTTATGATTCAAGAATATtatagattttaaatttgttctatttgtattttattttaaataaatataaaataacatattcAATACACTTATTATATAATGACAATGTATTGTActaaagttaaaaaatttataattataaaatactatttttaatttatcatgtcaaattaaaatataaatccgTGCATCGCACGGGTTTAACACTAGTAATTCACACATTGAAGTACAAAACAGtctccaaaaattttttaaaaaattcctaaaaaaattttaaaattttaaaatagtcttttcaaattatttatatataattattttaaattaataaattttttatttatttatctcaaatttaattttttttttacaaaaattttctatgtattttcaaaataaattataaattaattttaaaaagacactatttttttaaaaataatttaaaataaataagttcatatttatttttgacaaTGCAAGATATTAATTTAAGTAAATTCATAGGTATCATATTCTATGATCATTTTTTAATGACAAAGAAGAGAATGAATTAGTGTTGTTTGAAAAAATAGAAGAACTttcatttaatataaatttttttacataaacaATTGGAAATATTTGTGCAAATGTTTATGAAGGCAATATTTTAAAACTTGTATGGAATGCGCCAATGCAAACTAAATCATCTATGAAATTAAATTTGTAAGTTTTGGTCAACGAGGTTAATGTGGATGATTTATATAATTCTAATATGAAATTTTTAATACTTTGTGAAGAAGAAATATATTGGTAAATCTAAGTGTTTTATTCAtgtttcttaaaaaattttaggatTCCTTGATTATAATGTTATATAAAATAAGTTTGCAGCTAAAGTTATTTGTGCTACCACAGTTAACAAttatattaagaaaaaatagattttttttaggaatatttttttaagtttatttagtattaatattttaagagatatataaataatgaCCTTCATAATGTAATGAcctcttaaatttaattattattataatttctaCTTCACCTCGATGTAGGTATCataatatgtaaaaataataagtaaatgattaaataatattatttttttatgaaattttagtgttaataaataaaattatcttttagtatctattttgttatttttgtattttttattattatattttttaataatattttattattttaattaataaaaatattatatgatgttgactttttaaaaagattaaaaaatttaaagagactgttttaaactttttaaaatttttaagaactgttttgagatttttttaaatttttcgaatattattttatattttattctgTAAACTAATTTATCTAACTCATATTCATATATGTAGATATTTAATGGTTAGGTGTGCGAATTAACATTCGACATCAATAATtatcattataatttaataaaaacaaaaaaattatattatctaataaaaatatacatttaaaaattattttatatattttaaaatttaaagctTTAAAATAttccaattttaaaaatctcaACACTGATTTGAATAATTAATCCAACTTCAACTCCATctccattttcttttcatttaattctttcaagtttcaactcCACTCCTTTCCTTTGCCAAAAGAAGCCTAACTTAGATGAAACCGGTGCATGGTGCACCATAATTAGCTCGGTGCACCACAGCAGTGGCCcccaaatttttttctttcaactcttcaacggccatccaaattccaaatcCATGGTGTTGTGGCACAACCATCACTTCacaatttcttcttcttcttccccgcTAAACCCCATATCAACACAACCATGTTGCATAACCTTTTCTACCCTTTTGACTCCATTGTTGTAACACCAACAAAACCCATAAAGATGTTACCTTTACCTTGTTCCACAACCACTTCATCGTTCTCTGCTTTCCCATGTACCCTTAAcatcatcaacaaattcaaCTACAATAAACTGATAACCATGGCAGTcccaccttcttcttcttcttcttcttcttcttcttcttcttcttccattcacTATGATAGCCTCAGGGTGCTTGAATGGGACAAGCTTTCTGACTTGGTTGCTTCCTTTGCTACAACTTCATTGGGTCGTGAAGCTCTCAAGGTACCCCCTATCTATggttttcatttaattttttggtttttggtTAGATAGATGTTGCAATGTTAACGGGTGTTGATTTGATAGGCCCAGTTATGGTCCCTGAATAGAACTTACGAGGAAAGTCTCAGGCTTCTCGGTGAAACCAATGCAGCAGTTGAGATGAACAAGCATGGAAGCTGTAGATTGCGATTTGGACATGTTGATGTTATGCTGGTTAGTTGGTTTATATAGTTATGAGCAAGTTTCCGAAGGACTCACTTTGCATCGTATACCAGGCCAACTCACATCTTCATTGCCATTGGATGTGATGTGAGTTAGCTCGGTATGCCATGCAAAGCGAGTACATTTATCATTACTCGATTTGATAGTTATATACAGATATGGGAATTCAAGAGTGGGTTTGTAACAATATGATTCGATTGCAACAATACCAAGTTAACTTTGCCTGCAATGTCAATTATCATATATTCAACCAATTCTGATTAGTATTCAATTTAGGAAGAAGGCTTTACCTAAAGATTGCATATGGCCCAAAATTGAGTAAGCATTGGGAAACTATAGCTGTGGACTGTATTATTGTGTGAAGTGATCATACAAGTAAATCTTTCAATGTAGTGATGTTATAACTGCTTCATTGATTATAGCACTTTATAAATTCGGATACGCTTGTAAGTTCTGCTTTCTTTTCTGTCAAGTTGTTGATTTAAGATTCTTCTAGGTGAAAGCTGCTATTCGGCAAGGCAGGAGAAGTATGCCGGTTAATGGATTTGAGGCAAGGGCTGTCATGGCTCTTTTGCAATGTGCTGAGACGTTGCAGGGTGATCTAAAAGTGGCCATAAAGGAAGACAAGGACTGGTATAGTCGTTTCATGCCTCTTACAGAAGTGGTAAATGGTGAAAGAAGTTCTTGGATCtataaattatgaatattattaTGTCTCTGATTGTTTTTTCTTACCTAAATGTGCTTGCAGATCATGGAATTTGTCGTTAATCGATCTTTAGTTAAAATGATAGAACAAGTTATTGATGAAGATGGCTCTGTTAAGGACTCTGCGGTTTGTTCTATATCTTTTGCAAGTTTCCATTTCCATCAATTACGCatcattaaaatatttaaaatgataaGCTGCAAACTTCTTTTAAAAAGTGGAGATGGCTTATGTTGCATCTCTTATTTCCTGCTTCTTTAATTGAATCTGACCATCATTACTTCTCCTTGTTGCAGAGTCCAGCCCTTAAACAATCACGGCAGCAAGTCAGAGTACTAGAGGGAAAGGTAATTCCATCTTACTTTTACTATATGTTCTATAATGTTGGTGCTTGAGCTTGCGGCAACGGAGCAACCAATCAATTGAATAACATATCTGTAGTAGACCTTTTATGCTTTGACTTGGAGGATTGTTTCTTGTGGTTAGCGATAGCTCGTGATGGCCAAACATGCTATTAaagtcattatttttaatttaaagaagTCCATTTAATACATGCCCATTAAGATAGTTTGTTTCTTTTGTCCAGATACAACAGTTAATGGAGAATTTAATCAGGAACGAAAGGAGTGAATCATCAATTCTTGTAAGATTCACTAAACTGTAGTTGTACTTCTTTTCCTCCTGCTCAATTGTTTtcctattaattttataataatttgaatAGGAAGTGAACAAAGTTGATGGAAGGTGGTGCATAAAAGTGAATTCTGGACAGAAGACAAGTTTTAATGGTCTATTGTTGTCCAGGTGCATAAAATTTGTCAGCATGTCTTCATCTATTCATTGCTTGCGAAATAACCTGTTTGTCAATAAAGATAGCAGGCAGCCATAAAGTTCCATTCCTTACAGATTGTATCTTTGACAGTGGTTCAGGAGTAGGGAGTACTATAGAGCCACTTTCCGCTGTTCCCTTAAATGATGAGTTGCAGAGAACAAGAACTTTGGTGGCTAAGGCTGAGTCAGATGTGCTTTTGGCATTAACCAAAAAGGTTGTGAACATGATCCGATAGAGATTCTTCTGgttgttttctttatttttcttatgtaataattttttttgcagATGCATCCGGACCTTGATGATATTGAAAAGATATTGAAGAGTTTGGTTCATCTGGATGTGGTAAATAATACCCTGTAATCTTGTAAGAGAAGTGGATCACCATTTTCTTGCTTCCTCTCTATGTTTCCTCTACTATATGCTTGTTCACATTTGAGAGATGCTCGTATTTTGCTTACTGATTTTCGACGTATTTTCAAATTCATGAACAAAATCTAATTCATAGAACAAGTCCCCTTTTAGTGAATGAACACTAATAATAGCTGTAGATctataaatttgaaatttttgtaaCATTGCTTTATTAAAGCATTATAACTTCATAATGACATGACAATATAAGTTGAAGACAAATCTTCCACAACATCATGTGTGAGTGTATGTCTGGCCAGTTTATACATCTAGCTTAAAAGGTAATTAAATGGAGATAAGTCAATTGACTATATGCATAATAACCCTTTAAATTTACAATTTTCCACCATATAAGACATGAGCGATCATTTCAACGTAAACTCAGGATTTAGTGCCTCTACAAGGCTAGTGACCAGCTTAATTGTACAAATAGAAGACCTTACTACACTTGCTTTGGCAGGTGACTTCAGTTAATATCTTTGAAAATACAGTATAGACATGCTTACtatgtaaaaaatattcaatcatGAAATTCATATTATGCAGATTAATGCTCGAGCGACTTATGGTCTTTCATTTGGAGGGTCAAGTCCTAATATGTTTCTTCCGGATTTCAATAGCTCTTCTAAATCTGAAGGCAATAACAAGGAATGGACATTGTATTTGCCTAAAGCATATCATCCTTTATTACTTCAAAGGCATAAGGAAAATTTGCAGAAGGCCAAAAAGGATGTAAACGTTTCTTCTTCAGTTAAGTCACAGAGAATTGTATTGtgttttcttctttatttgtgaTGGAGAGGGGAGTGGCTTCCATTACTTGGTTCAGCCCTTCTGCTTTTTAGTAAACCGTCTTCTTTTTTGATTCAGTAATACTATCCTCTTTTCATTTTACACATACAAGTAAGACTAGAAAGAAATAATATATCACGGAGGGGAGAAACATAGGCTTCTTTCACTATACTTGACACTTGGATGTAAGGACAAAATCGATAGCCTTTTGTCAGGCTTAACTAAATGAAGTGGGAAAATGGGAATTTGTTTGATAGATATGTTACTTAACAGTGTTGTTCAAATTTTTCGtgttatatgtatataatttaTGCCCTTGTTATGCATCAGAAAATTGTTTTGGAGGTTGAGTCATGATAAATGCACTTCTATTTAACAGGTTGCCGCAGTGGAGAATGCCTCACCAGTACCAGTTGATTTTTTGGTATCTCATAAAACTCGTGTTATAGTTATAACTGGTCCGAATACTGGTGGTAAAACCATATGTCTGAAGACTGTAGGATTGGCTGCTATGATGGCAAAATCAGGTATATGTTCTCCCCCGGCCGCTGTCTATCTCTCTTGTGTAGCATTCTTGTGTGCACATGAATAGAATCATTGCTGTATCCTGTCAAATTAAACTTTGtactattgttgttgttttgttaTTCCTATTTTCGCAAGCACTTAAACAGTTAACTGTTTGGATATGAGTTCTATCATATCTTTCCATTGCACTTACCATCCTGTTCCAACTACCCAAACCAGACATGAGCAAACAGCGTGATTTAATGAGAAAGTTGCTTAAACCTTAGGCTATGCTATGTTAACAATATTCAATTGTGAAAATTATAATGGACTAAAAGTACTATGTTGGGATTTGcaattaaaactgaaaaaaggaaatgaaaataaaagcTTGCATTTTCTTTTACCTTTTTTGTGCTCATTTTCGTGATTTTACAAAAGAAATATTGAAAACAATTGCAAAATGtggaaaatagaaaacaaattgaaaataaggtggtatatttttagttaaaacTGAACAGAAACCAAACAAGCCACAATATGAGTGAGCTTATGAAACTAGACCAACCACTACTCTAACAATATGCAATCTGCAAGTATCTTGCTACCTTACATGGAACTAGCAAATTGGTATATGCTATAATATATAGGGATAGAAAGTGAGATTCAGAGATTGACATGTGTGCTAGGCTAAGTCATTCTCATCATCAAGTAATGTTAGCTGAAATAGATAAGTTGTCGAGTATTGGACAGTTATACTGGAACTGTAATCATGAGTGTCGGAGAAAGATTGGGCGAGAATTAAATACTACAAACTAGTTTCTTATGTTTTGTGTCCCTTTGTGGGTTTCAAATTTCGATAGGCATCTTGCTTCACATCAAGCATGAGTAATTTGTTATTATACATTCATGATGATAGAATCTTCATTTTGTTCTCAATATCGTACTGTGATTCATGAATAACCTAATTTGTATTGACAATTGAAGCAGGATATTAAATGGAAATGATTTTTAGGCTCACTCTGTTTGAATATTCATTGTAGCTTTTCATGATCTGAACCCAATCATGCCACAGGTCTTTATGTTCTTGCTTCTGAATCTGCACAAATTCCTTGGTTTGATTTGGTTTTTGCCGACATTGGTGATGAGCAGTCCTTATCACAGTCTTTGTCTACCTTCTCTGGCCACCTAAGACAAATAAGTGTAAGgaaaatatgttttaattttgtagAACTGAAATACCAAAGGCACATCCATGATTCaattatctatttatttataaattcaCCTTTTGCATTTCTAAATAAATCTCTGTTTCAATCCATAATAAATCTCCTTAGCAAAATGAGAGAAACATTTGAGTTTAGGCTTGTCATCATTGTATTCATCAATCACATATAATTTActtttaacatttttataaGGAATTTTTGTTTTGGTTTTCCAATTTATCTTGCAGAATATTAGATTGCAGTCAACAAACCAATCTTTGGTGCTACTAGACGAGGCATGTGTTTTATGAGTTCAATTAAAAGTTCAAAATGAAATATCATATGTGTCTGACGAATTTTACGACTGTTTGCAATTGTTAGGTTGGTGCAGGAACAAACCCCCTTGAAGGAGCAGCATTAGGCATGTCATTATTGGAATCTTTTGCTCAAGATGGTTCTTTGCTGACCATAGCTACAACTCATCATGGTGAACTGAAAACTCTGAAATACAGGTATTCACTACAAATGAAGACAAACTTTAAAACTTTGAATTGGTATATTCTGGATGATATTATCACTTGtaaaaggaaaggaaaaaagaaaagaaaaagattgcAGGAGAACATAGCAATTCATAGCAACTCTCAATTATAAGTTATTATTAGTTCTTTATGCGTACTCAGTAGTCGATGATGCATTACTGttttgtaatttaaatttaatacattgttgctttcaaaaaaatttgttatcTACAAATAAAGAAAGATCCACATGAACCAAACATCAGGCTTTTGTTTGTATGATAGGTGCTCCTTCTCTTAACTAAATAACTTCGGTACGCCTTCTGAGATCCCAATGTGAATTAAATGGATCTAGATATCGGATTATTTATGCAATCAAACAATAAAGGGAAAAGTTCCACATGATTATGGTTTTTCACTTGTAATAAAAGTATGGTTATTTCTAAACAAATGGCATAATATCATTCACTAAAGATTTGAAACTTTTTACGCAATCAATGAATTGAAATCCATTATTTTGATTTACGTTTTCTGGGTATCTctactcttctttcttttcttatgaAGCACTAAAAGTGCATGTTATCCTTTGATattttctccctctcttctaATGTgggggaaaaaaaaagaaaagggttCTTATCTATATTAAAAAAGGTCTCAAGTTGTGTTAACATTTCTGAATGTTATTTCATGAGCAGTAATGAAGCATTCGAAAATGCATGTATGGAGTTTGATGAGGTGAATTTGAAGCCAACTTACAAGGTTCTCTGGGGTGTACCAGGTAAGCACTCCCTCAGCTCATGAATAACAAGAATGATTTCaagtattattttaaaatctcaATTCAGgcttttaaatatatatttttttttcttgattttattttatttcctcCTTCCGTTCTGTGTTTATGTTCATTTGAAGCATCCTAAACCTAGAGACTAATCTCGGAGGATTGTAATCCCAAAAGAGGGTTGAGATAATAAGTTtaagccaaaaaaaaaaaaacaataatgcTCCTTTCTAAGGTTTCTAATGTCTAAGGAATATGGGTATCATTTTCACGAGGAATGATATTGTTACATTTTTGCACTGATACCTGTGGTAATTCCAAATAGTCTTCTCACAGAATTGAgaaatacaaattaaataatcaaaGGCTATGTTGGTGCTAACTGCTTATAAATTATGCCATAATTTGGATCTGTTTGTTATTAAAAAGTTGGTTTATTTTAATCTTCATAAATCAAGACTATATGGTTCTGGTTATGTTAGTGGCAATTTTTCAGGCTAAGGAATTCCTTGATGTATGTTGCTTGTAAGaagaaatttattaatttttgtcaCCATAGGATGAAAATTTATGTTTTAGGTCAATTCTAAATGATACTCTAATGTGATACGTAGTAAATTAATCATCTAACTCAGGATGATGTCTTCATTGCAGGGCGCTCAAATGCAATAAATATAGCTGAGAGATTGGGACTACCTTCTGTTGTTGTGGATACCGCTCGTAAGT
The Arachis stenosperma cultivar V10309 chromosome 7, arast.V10309.gnm1.PFL2, whole genome shotgun sequence genome window above contains:
- the LOC130940300 gene encoding uncharacterized protein LOC130940300 encodes the protein MLHNLFYPFDSIVVTPTKPIKMLPLPCSTTTSSFSAFPCTLNIINKFNYNKLITMAVPPSSSSSSSSSSSSSIHYDSLRVLEWDKLSDLVASFATTSLGREALKAQLWSLNRTYEESLRLLGETNAAVEMNKHGSCRLRFGHVDVMLVKAAIRQGRRSMPVNGFEARAVMALLQCAETLQGDLKVAIKEDKDWYSRFMPLTEVIMEFVVNRSLVKMIEQVIDEDGSVKDSASPALKQSRQQVRVLEGKIQQLMENLIRNERSESSILEVNKVDGRWCIKVNSGQKTSFNGLLLSSGSGVGSTIEPLSAVPLNDELQRTRTLVAKAESDVLLALTKKMHPDLDDIEKILKSLVHLDVINARATYGLSFGGSSPNMFLPDFNSSSKSEGNNKEWTLYLPKAYHPLLLQRHKENLQKAKKDVNVSSSVAAVENASPVPVDFLVSHKTRVIVITGPNTGGKTICLKTVGLAAMMAKSGLYVLASESAQIPWFDLVFADIGDEQSLSQSLSTFSGHLRQISNIRLQSTNQSLVLLDEVGAGTNPLEGAALGMSLLESFAQDGSLLTIATTHHGELKTLKYSNEAFENACMEFDEVNLKPTYKVLWGVPGRSNAINIAERLGLPSVVVDTARKLYGSASAEIDEVITDMEKLKQDYQELLDGSRHHLMRSRELYNSLLDTKRKITEHGINLRYKKMRDVSEAAASARSILHKKVRQLSASANLQPPNKAGKSSQLSATSSSPITIDKKEPTITDRKAPANINQSSSDRSKLPKVGDMVHVSSLGKKVSVLKVDSSKGEVVVQAGNMKLKLNVTDIQRS